Proteins found in one Poecilia reticulata strain Guanapo unplaced genomic scaffold, Guppy_female_1.0+MT scaffold_125, whole genome shotgun sequence genomic segment:
- the tbc1d30 gene encoding TBC1 domain family member 30 isoform X6 gives MRQERLPAGRRPRAAGRQRPQGPAGVGGIISSVLRKRNGISRSAPRLLCTLEPGVDTRLKFTIEPSLGNSGFQQWYDALKAVARLPTGIPREWRKKVWLTLADRYLHSISIDWDKTLRFTFNERSNPDDDSLGIQIVKDLHRTGCSSYCGQEGEQDRVVLKRVLLAYARWNKSVGYCQGFNVLAALILEVTEGNESDALKVMIYLIDKVLPESYFANNLRALSVDMAVFRDLLRLKLPRLSQHLHHLQKAANREAGGSYEPPLTNVFTMQWFLTMFATCLPAPTVLKIWDSVFFEGSEVLFRAALAIWERLGERIEDCQTADEFYSTMGGLTLEMLEQNLLHPAQLMQDVYSMAPFPFPQLAELREKYTYNITPFPTAAKVNTKVNASGPSGWDSEEDADVDDDDSVAAALGCLGPLGGLLAPELQRYQKHLKDQRVEQGSIAELSPGAVGGTAAGSGRAEHQAAVNSMMLERMSTDITALKKQYGRIKRRQQQQAMRLCIRTGPKPGLATSPGVLQDCPNRPGSGSDPDAHDKCPATRVLASQLNPSSAVINHLLLGRKPRGPSRTFRPGSAGAPVPGSPCRRRRGSSSTGSPGSRRGSPWRNHARQHRRNPVRVRARIGVRDSEEREDDDDDDDEEEGESECEEEVKVEEVEVRLDSLDLENQVTQNSLTDPESEPDEEARRAAAPLPPPASDRPGEPDSAGSDGPAAEPSTSFSSLSPPLPPSSSSPGPPLPPSSSSPGPPLPPSSSSAPRQPLFSPFPSIKQPRKSLAARNLGLYGPTSRTPTVHFPQLSRSLNRSSAAGATGRR, from the exons ATGAGGCAGGAGCGGCTCCCCGCCGGCAGGAGGCCCCGGGCGGCCGGCCGGCAGCGGCCGCAGGGTCCGGCGGGGGTCGGCGGCATCATCAGCAGCGTCCTGCGGAAACGCAACGGGATCTCCCGCAGCGCCCCGCGGCTGCTCTGCACCTTGGAACCAG GTGTTGACACCAGGCTGAAGTTCACCATCGAGCCGTCGCTGGGAAACAGCGGCTTCCAGCAG TGGTACGACGCGCTGAAGGCTGTGGCTCGGCTTCCCACCGGGATACCGAGGGAGTGGAGGAAGAAG GTTTGGCTAACGCTAGCGGACCGCTACCTCCACAGCATCTCCATCGACTGGGACAAAACGCTTCGCTTCACCTTCAACGAGCGCAGCAACCCGGACGACGACTCCCTGGGCATCCAGATCGTCAAG GATCTGCATCGCACCGGCTGCAGTTCTTACTGCGGCCAGGAGGGGGAGCAGGACCGGGTGGTTCTGAAGCGGGTTCTGCTGGCCTACGCCCGCTGGAACAAGTCGGTGGGTTACTGCCAGGGCTTCAACGTGTTGGCTGCTCTCATCCTGGAGGTGACTGAAGGAAACGAGAGCGACGCGCTGAAG GTGATGATCTACCTCATTGACAAGGTTCTGCCTGAGAGCTACTTTGCCAACAACCTGCGAGCGCTATCAG TGGACATGGCGGTGTTCCGGGACCTGCTGCGGCTCAAGCTGCCCCGACTGTCTCAGCACCTTCATCACCTGCAGAAAGCGGCCAATAGGGAGGCTGGAG GCAGCTACGAGCCGCCGCTCACCAACGTCTTCACCATGCAGTGGTTCCTCACCATGTTCGCCACCTGCCTGCCGGCGCCGACCGTCCTCAAGATCTGGGACTCGGTGTTCTTCGAGGGGTCCGAGGTTCTGTTCCGGGCGGCGCTGGCCATCTGGGAGCGGCTGGGGGA GAGGATCGAGGACTGCCAGACGGCGGACGAGTTCTACAGCACGATGGGCGGCTTGACCCTGGAGATGCTGGAGCAGAACCTGCTGCACCCGGCGCAGCTCATGCAG GACGTTTACTCCATGGCGCCGTTCCCGTTCCCCCAGCTGGCCGAACTCAGAGAGAAATACACCTACAACATCACGCCGTTTCCCACTGCAGCCAAGGTCAACACCAAGGTCAACGCAAG CGGTCCGTCCGGTTGGGACAGTGAGGAAGACGCCGATGTGGACGATGATGACTCTGTGGCGGCGGCCCTGGGCTGCTTGGGGCCCCTGGGCGGCCTGCTGGCCCCGGAGCTGCAGAGATACCAGAAACACCTCAAAG ACCAGCGAGTCGAGCAGGGCAGCATCGCCGAGCTGAGCCCGGGCGCCGTGGGTGGGACCGCCGCAGGAAGTGGTCGTGCGGAGCATCAGGCGGCCGtcaacagcatgatgctggAGCGCATGAGCACCGACATCACGGCGCTGAAGAAGCAATATGGCCGCATcaagcggcggcagcagcagcaggccaTGCGGCTCTGCATCCGCACAG GACCCAAACCCGGCCTGGCCACGAGTCCTGGGGTTCTGCAGGACTGTCCCAACAGACCCGGCAGCGGTTCTGACCCGGATGCTCACG aTAAATGTCCCGCCACGCGCGTTCTGGCCTCGCAGCTCAACCCGTCCAGCGCCGTCATCAACCACCTGCTGCTGGGCCGGAAGCCCCGCGGCCCGTCCAGAACCTTCCGGCCCGGGTCGGCCGGCGCGCCGGTACCCGGCTCGCCCTGCAGGCGGCGCCGCGGCTCCAGCAGCACCGGATCCCCGGGCAGCCGCAGAGGCTCTCCGTGGCGGAACCACGCCCGGCAGCACCGCAGGAACCCGGTCCGGGTCCGGGCCCGGATCGGGGTCCGAGACTCCGAGGAGagggaggatgatgatgatgatgatgatgaagaggaagggGAGTCAGAATGTGAAGAGGAGGtgaaggtggaggaggtggaggtccGGTTGGACTCCCTGGACCTGGAGAACCAAGTGACCCAAAACTCCCTCACCGACCCAGAATCAGAACCTGATGAAGAGGCGAggagagctgcagctcctcttcctcctccagcctcGGACCGACCCGGAGAGCCGGACtcagctggttctgatggacctgCTGCAGAACCTTCAACATCATTTTCCTCACTcagtcctcctcttcctccctcctcttcctcccctggtcctcctcttcctccctcctcttcctcccctggtcctcctcttcctccctcctcttcctcggcGCCCCGCCAGCCTCTCTTCTCTCCGTTTCCGTCCATCAAGCAGCCCAGAAAGTCTCTGGCGGCTCGGAACCTGGGCCTTTACGGGCCGACGTCCAGAACCCCCACAGTCCACTTCCCTCAGCTGAGCCGCAGCCTGAACCGGAGCAGCGCCGCCGGGGCCACGGGCCGGCGTTGA
- the tbc1d30 gene encoding TBC1 domain family member 30 isoform X2, which yields MAAGLEPSREELLEVNICDRSVGSEEESGVFSHSTEDFCGFQQWTHNDTSSSSSSPSSRPAELRELRDPGPAAPRSSIVDCLLVELYDAFSGGGGRRTADSGDSSTGSGSDTLPARSSSGCGFLQELQERHTRRLQMTYLAQKDLQELRSILQEVKLRSGLQSAKLLRQLKRRDRLAHKRQKNCDVITACLQAVSQKRRVDTRLKFTIEPSLGNSGFQQWYDALKAVARLPTGIPREWRKKVWLTLADRYLHSISIDWDKTLRFTFNERSNPDDDSLGIQIVKDLHRTGCSSYCGQEGEQDRVVLKRVLLAYARWNKSVGYCQGFNVLAALILEVTEGNESDALKVMIYLIDKVLPESYFANNLRALSVDMAVFRDLLRLKLPRLSQHLHHLQKAANREAGGSYEPPLTNVFTMQWFLTMFATCLPAPTVLKIWDSVFFEGSEVLFRAALAIWERLGERIEDCQTADEFYSTMGGLTLEMLEQNLLHPAQLMQDVYSMAPFPFPQLAELREKYTYNITPFPTAAKVNTKVNASGPSGWDSEEDADVDDDDSVAAALGCLGPLGGLLAPELQRYQKHLKDQRVEQGSIAELSPGAVGGTAAGSGRAEHQAAVNSMMLERMSTDITALKKQYGRIKRRQQQQAMRLCIRTGPKPGLATSPGVLQDCPNRPGSGSDPDAHDKCPATRVLASQLNPSSAVINHLLLGRKPRGPSRTFRPGSAGAPVPGSPCRRRRGSSSTGSPGSRRGSPWRNHARQHRRNPVRVRARIGVRDSEEREDDDDDDDEEEGESECEEEVKVEEVEVRLDSLDLENQVTQNSLTDPESEPDEEARRAAAPLPPPASDRPGEPDSAGSDGPAAEPSTSFSSLSPPLPPSSSSPGPPLPPSSSSPGPPLPPSSSSAPRQPLFSPFPSIKQPRKSLAARNLGLYGPTSRTPTVHFPQLSRSLNRSSAAGATGRR from the exons ATGGCGGCGGGGCTCGAACCGAGCCGGGAGGAACTTCTGGAAGTGAACATATGTGATCGCAGCGTGGGCTCCGAGGAGGAGAGCGGCGTGTTCAGCCACTCCACGGAGGATTTCTGCGGCTTCCAGCAGTGGACCCACAACGAcacatcatcatcctcatcctcacctTCATCACGTCCGGCGGAGCTGCGGGAGCTGCGGGACCCGGGGCCCGCGGCCCCACGCAGCTCCATCGTGGACTGCCTGCTGGTGGAGCTCTACGACGCGttcagcggcggcggcgggcgGCGCACCGCGGACAGCGGGGACAGCTCCACCGGCTCCGGCTCCGACACCCTGCCGGCCCGCAGCAGCTCCGGCTGCGGCttcctgcaggagctgcaggagcgGCACACCCGGCGGCTGCAGATGACATACCTGGCCCAGAAAG ACCTGCAGGAGCTGCGCTCCATCCTCCAGGAGGTGAAGCTCCGCTCCGGCCTGCAGTCAGCCAAGCTGCTCCGGCAGCTGAAGAGGCGGGACCGGCTGGCCCACAAGCGCCAGAAGAACTGTGACGTCATCACGGCGTGCCTCCAGGCCGTGTCCCAGAAGAGAC GTGTTGACACCAGGCTGAAGTTCACCATCGAGCCGTCGCTGGGAAACAGCGGCTTCCAGCAG TGGTACGACGCGCTGAAGGCTGTGGCTCGGCTTCCCACCGGGATACCGAGGGAGTGGAGGAAGAAG GTTTGGCTAACGCTAGCGGACCGCTACCTCCACAGCATCTCCATCGACTGGGACAAAACGCTTCGCTTCACCTTCAACGAGCGCAGCAACCCGGACGACGACTCCCTGGGCATCCAGATCGTCAAG GATCTGCATCGCACCGGCTGCAGTTCTTACTGCGGCCAGGAGGGGGAGCAGGACCGGGTGGTTCTGAAGCGGGTTCTGCTGGCCTACGCCCGCTGGAACAAGTCGGTGGGTTACTGCCAGGGCTTCAACGTGTTGGCTGCTCTCATCCTGGAGGTGACTGAAGGAAACGAGAGCGACGCGCTGAAG GTGATGATCTACCTCATTGACAAGGTTCTGCCTGAGAGCTACTTTGCCAACAACCTGCGAGCGCTATCAG TGGACATGGCGGTGTTCCGGGACCTGCTGCGGCTCAAGCTGCCCCGACTGTCTCAGCACCTTCATCACCTGCAGAAAGCGGCCAATAGGGAGGCTGGAG GCAGCTACGAGCCGCCGCTCACCAACGTCTTCACCATGCAGTGGTTCCTCACCATGTTCGCCACCTGCCTGCCGGCGCCGACCGTCCTCAAGATCTGGGACTCGGTGTTCTTCGAGGGGTCCGAGGTTCTGTTCCGGGCGGCGCTGGCCATCTGGGAGCGGCTGGGGGA GAGGATCGAGGACTGCCAGACGGCGGACGAGTTCTACAGCACGATGGGCGGCTTGACCCTGGAGATGCTGGAGCAGAACCTGCTGCACCCGGCGCAGCTCATGCAG GACGTTTACTCCATGGCGCCGTTCCCGTTCCCCCAGCTGGCCGAACTCAGAGAGAAATACACCTACAACATCACGCCGTTTCCCACTGCAGCCAAGGTCAACACCAAGGTCAACGCAAG CGGTCCGTCCGGTTGGGACAGTGAGGAAGACGCCGATGTGGACGATGATGACTCTGTGGCGGCGGCCCTGGGCTGCTTGGGGCCCCTGGGCGGCCTGCTGGCCCCGGAGCTGCAGAGATACCAGAAACACCTCAAAG ACCAGCGAGTCGAGCAGGGCAGCATCGCCGAGCTGAGCCCGGGCGCCGTGGGTGGGACCGCCGCAGGAAGTGGTCGTGCGGAGCATCAGGCGGCCGtcaacagcatgatgctggAGCGCATGAGCACCGACATCACGGCGCTGAAGAAGCAATATGGCCGCATcaagcggcggcagcagcagcaggccaTGCGGCTCTGCATCCGCACAG GACCCAAACCCGGCCTGGCCACGAGTCCTGGGGTTCTGCAGGACTGTCCCAACAGACCCGGCAGCGGTTCTGACCCGGATGCTCACG aTAAATGTCCCGCCACGCGCGTTCTGGCCTCGCAGCTCAACCCGTCCAGCGCCGTCATCAACCACCTGCTGCTGGGCCGGAAGCCCCGCGGCCCGTCCAGAACCTTCCGGCCCGGGTCGGCCGGCGCGCCGGTACCCGGCTCGCCCTGCAGGCGGCGCCGCGGCTCCAGCAGCACCGGATCCCCGGGCAGCCGCAGAGGCTCTCCGTGGCGGAACCACGCCCGGCAGCACCGCAGGAACCCGGTCCGGGTCCGGGCCCGGATCGGGGTCCGAGACTCCGAGGAGagggaggatgatgatgatgatgatgatgaagaggaagggGAGTCAGAATGTGAAGAGGAGGtgaaggtggaggaggtggaggtccGGTTGGACTCCCTGGACCTGGAGAACCAAGTGACCCAAAACTCCCTCACCGACCCAGAATCAGAACCTGATGAAGAGGCGAggagagctgcagctcctcttcctcctccagcctcGGACCGACCCGGAGAGCCGGACtcagctggttctgatggacctgCTGCAGAACCTTCAACATCATTTTCCTCACTcagtcctcctcttcctccctcctcttcctcccctggtcctcctcttcctccctcctcttcctcccctggtcctcctcttcctccctcctcttcctcggcGCCCCGCCAGCCTCTCTTCTCTCCGTTTCCGTCCATCAAGCAGCCCAGAAAGTCTCTGGCGGCTCGGAACCTGGGCCTTTACGGGCCGACGTCCAGAACCCCCACAGTCCACTTCCCTCAGCTGAGCCGCAGCCTGAACCGGAGCAGCGCCGCCGGGGCCACGGGCCGGCGTTGA
- the tbc1d30 gene encoding TBC1 domain family member 30 isoform X7, translating into MRQERLPAGRRPRAAGRQRPQGPAGVGGIISSVLRKRNGISRSAPRLLCTLEPGVDTRLKFTIEPSLGNSGFQQWYDALKAVARLPTGIPREWRKKVWLTLADRYLHSISIDWDKTLRFTFNERSNPDDDSLGIQIVKDLHRTGCSSYCGQEGEQDRVVLKRVLLAYARWNKSVGYCQGFNVLAALILEVTEGNESDALKVMIYLIDKVLPESYFANNLRALSVDMAVFRDLLRLKLPRLSQHLHHLQKAANREAGGSYEPPLTNVFTMQWFLTMFATCLPAPTVLKIWDSVFFEGSEVLFRAALAIWERLGERIEDCQTADEFYSTMGGLTLEMLEQNLLHPAQLMQDVYSMAPFPFPQLAELREKYTYNITPFPTAAKVNTKVNASGPSGWDSEEDADVDDDDSVAAALGCLGPLGGLLAPELQRYQKHLKDQRVEQGSIAELSPGAVGGTAAGSGRAEHQAAVNSMMLERMSTDITALKKQYGRIKRRQQQQAMRLCIRTDKCPATRVLASQLNPSSAVINHLLLGRKPRGPSRTFRPGSAGAPVPGSPCRRRRGSSSTGSPGSRRGSPWRNHARQHRRNPVRVRARIGVRDSEEREDDDDDDDEEEGESECEEEVKVEEVEVRLDSLDLENQVTQNSLTDPESEPDEEARRAAAPLPPPASDRPGEPDSAGSDGPAAEPSTSFSSLSPPLPPSSSSPGPPLPPSSSSPGPPLPPSSSSAPRQPLFSPFPSIKQPRKSLAARNLGLYGPTSRTPTVHFPQLSRSLNRSSAAGATGRR; encoded by the exons ATGAGGCAGGAGCGGCTCCCCGCCGGCAGGAGGCCCCGGGCGGCCGGCCGGCAGCGGCCGCAGGGTCCGGCGGGGGTCGGCGGCATCATCAGCAGCGTCCTGCGGAAACGCAACGGGATCTCCCGCAGCGCCCCGCGGCTGCTCTGCACCTTGGAACCAG GTGTTGACACCAGGCTGAAGTTCACCATCGAGCCGTCGCTGGGAAACAGCGGCTTCCAGCAG TGGTACGACGCGCTGAAGGCTGTGGCTCGGCTTCCCACCGGGATACCGAGGGAGTGGAGGAAGAAG GTTTGGCTAACGCTAGCGGACCGCTACCTCCACAGCATCTCCATCGACTGGGACAAAACGCTTCGCTTCACCTTCAACGAGCGCAGCAACCCGGACGACGACTCCCTGGGCATCCAGATCGTCAAG GATCTGCATCGCACCGGCTGCAGTTCTTACTGCGGCCAGGAGGGGGAGCAGGACCGGGTGGTTCTGAAGCGGGTTCTGCTGGCCTACGCCCGCTGGAACAAGTCGGTGGGTTACTGCCAGGGCTTCAACGTGTTGGCTGCTCTCATCCTGGAGGTGACTGAAGGAAACGAGAGCGACGCGCTGAAG GTGATGATCTACCTCATTGACAAGGTTCTGCCTGAGAGCTACTTTGCCAACAACCTGCGAGCGCTATCAG TGGACATGGCGGTGTTCCGGGACCTGCTGCGGCTCAAGCTGCCCCGACTGTCTCAGCACCTTCATCACCTGCAGAAAGCGGCCAATAGGGAGGCTGGAG GCAGCTACGAGCCGCCGCTCACCAACGTCTTCACCATGCAGTGGTTCCTCACCATGTTCGCCACCTGCCTGCCGGCGCCGACCGTCCTCAAGATCTGGGACTCGGTGTTCTTCGAGGGGTCCGAGGTTCTGTTCCGGGCGGCGCTGGCCATCTGGGAGCGGCTGGGGGA GAGGATCGAGGACTGCCAGACGGCGGACGAGTTCTACAGCACGATGGGCGGCTTGACCCTGGAGATGCTGGAGCAGAACCTGCTGCACCCGGCGCAGCTCATGCAG GACGTTTACTCCATGGCGCCGTTCCCGTTCCCCCAGCTGGCCGAACTCAGAGAGAAATACACCTACAACATCACGCCGTTTCCCACTGCAGCCAAGGTCAACACCAAGGTCAACGCAAG CGGTCCGTCCGGTTGGGACAGTGAGGAAGACGCCGATGTGGACGATGATGACTCTGTGGCGGCGGCCCTGGGCTGCTTGGGGCCCCTGGGCGGCCTGCTGGCCCCGGAGCTGCAGAGATACCAGAAACACCTCAAAG ACCAGCGAGTCGAGCAGGGCAGCATCGCCGAGCTGAGCCCGGGCGCCGTGGGTGGGACCGCCGCAGGAAGTGGTCGTGCGGAGCATCAGGCGGCCGtcaacagcatgatgctggAGCGCATGAGCACCGACATCACGGCGCTGAAGAAGCAATATGGCCGCATcaagcggcggcagcagcagcaggccaTGCGGCTCTGCATCCGCACAG aTAAATGTCCCGCCACGCGCGTTCTGGCCTCGCAGCTCAACCCGTCCAGCGCCGTCATCAACCACCTGCTGCTGGGCCGGAAGCCCCGCGGCCCGTCCAGAACCTTCCGGCCCGGGTCGGCCGGCGCGCCGGTACCCGGCTCGCCCTGCAGGCGGCGCCGCGGCTCCAGCAGCACCGGATCCCCGGGCAGCCGCAGAGGCTCTCCGTGGCGGAACCACGCCCGGCAGCACCGCAGGAACCCGGTCCGGGTCCGGGCCCGGATCGGGGTCCGAGACTCCGAGGAGagggaggatgatgatgatgatgatgatgaagaggaagggGAGTCAGAATGTGAAGAGGAGGtgaaggtggaggaggtggaggtccGGTTGGACTCCCTGGACCTGGAGAACCAAGTGACCCAAAACTCCCTCACCGACCCAGAATCAGAACCTGATGAAGAGGCGAggagagctgcagctcctcttcctcctccagcctcGGACCGACCCGGAGAGCCGGACtcagctggttctgatggacctgCTGCAGAACCTTCAACATCATTTTCCTCACTcagtcctcctcttcctccctcctcttcctcccctggtcctcctcttcctccctcctcttcctcccctggtcctcctcttcctccctcctcttcctcggcGCCCCGCCAGCCTCTCTTCTCTCCGTTTCCGTCCATCAAGCAGCCCAGAAAGTCTCTGGCGGCTCGGAACCTGGGCCTTTACGGGCCGACGTCCAGAACCCCCACAGTCCACTTCCCTCAGCTGAGCCGCAGCCTGAACCGGAGCAGCGCCGCCGGGGCCACGGGCCGGCGTTGA
- the tbc1d30 gene encoding TBC1 domain family member 30 isoform X8: MAQGSRTEPDQAGVDTRLKFTIEPSLGNSGFQQWYDALKAVARLPTGIPREWRKKVWLTLADRYLHSISIDWDKTLRFTFNERSNPDDDSLGIQIVKDLHRTGCSSYCGQEGEQDRVVLKRVLLAYARWNKSVGYCQGFNVLAALILEVTEGNESDALKVMIYLIDKVLPESYFANNLRALSVDMAVFRDLLRLKLPRLSQHLHHLQKAANREAGGSYEPPLTNVFTMQWFLTMFATCLPAPTVLKIWDSVFFEGSEVLFRAALAIWERLGERIEDCQTADEFYSTMGGLTLEMLEQNLLHPAQLMQDVYSMAPFPFPQLAELREKYTYNITPFPTAAKVNTKVNASSGPSGWDSEEDADVDDDDSVAAALGCLGPLGGLLAPELQRYQKHLKDQRVEQGSIAELSPGAVGGTAAGSGRAEHQAAVNSMMLERMSTDITALKKQYGRIKRRQQQQAMRLCIRTGPKPGLATSPGVLQDCPNRPGSGSDPDAHDKCPATRVLASQLNPSSAVINHLLLGRKPRGPSRTFRPGSAGAPVPGSPCRRRRGSSSTGSPGSRRGSPWRNHARQHRRNPVRVRARIGVRDSEEREDDDDDDDEEEGESECEEEVKVEEVEVRLDSLDLENQVTQNSLTDPESEPDEEARRAAAPLPPPASDRPGEPDSAGSDGPAAEPSTSFSSLSPPLPPSSSSPGPPLPPSSSSPGPPLPPSSSSAPRQPLFSPFPSIKQPRKSLAARNLGLYGPTSRTPTVHFPQLSRSLNRSSAAGATGRR, from the exons ATGGCGCAGGGGAGCCGAACCGAACCGGACCAAGCAG GTGTTGACACCAGGCTGAAGTTCACCATCGAGCCGTCGCTGGGAAACAGCGGCTTCCAGCAG TGGTACGACGCGCTGAAGGCTGTGGCTCGGCTTCCCACCGGGATACCGAGGGAGTGGAGGAAGAAG GTTTGGCTAACGCTAGCGGACCGCTACCTCCACAGCATCTCCATCGACTGGGACAAAACGCTTCGCTTCACCTTCAACGAGCGCAGCAACCCGGACGACGACTCCCTGGGCATCCAGATCGTCAAG GATCTGCATCGCACCGGCTGCAGTTCTTACTGCGGCCAGGAGGGGGAGCAGGACCGGGTGGTTCTGAAGCGGGTTCTGCTGGCCTACGCCCGCTGGAACAAGTCGGTGGGTTACTGCCAGGGCTTCAACGTGTTGGCTGCTCTCATCCTGGAGGTGACTGAAGGAAACGAGAGCGACGCGCTGAAG GTGATGATCTACCTCATTGACAAGGTTCTGCCTGAGAGCTACTTTGCCAACAACCTGCGAGCGCTATCAG TGGACATGGCGGTGTTCCGGGACCTGCTGCGGCTCAAGCTGCCCCGACTGTCTCAGCACCTTCATCACCTGCAGAAAGCGGCCAATAGGGAGGCTGGAG GCAGCTACGAGCCGCCGCTCACCAACGTCTTCACCATGCAGTGGTTCCTCACCATGTTCGCCACCTGCCTGCCGGCGCCGACCGTCCTCAAGATCTGGGACTCGGTGTTCTTCGAGGGGTCCGAGGTTCTGTTCCGGGCGGCGCTGGCCATCTGGGAGCGGCTGGGGGA GAGGATCGAGGACTGCCAGACGGCGGACGAGTTCTACAGCACGATGGGCGGCTTGACCCTGGAGATGCTGGAGCAGAACCTGCTGCACCCGGCGCAGCTCATGCAG GACGTTTACTCCATGGCGCCGTTCCCGTTCCCCCAGCTGGCCGAACTCAGAGAGAAATACACCTACAACATCACGCCGTTTCCCACTGCAGCCAAGGTCAACACCAAGGTCAACGCAAG CAGCGGTCCGTCCGGTTGGGACAGTGAGGAAGACGCCGATGTGGACGATGATGACTCTGTGGCGGCGGCCCTGGGCTGCTTGGGGCCCCTGGGCGGCCTGCTGGCCCCGGAGCTGCAGAGATACCAGAAACACCTCAAAG ACCAGCGAGTCGAGCAGGGCAGCATCGCCGAGCTGAGCCCGGGCGCCGTGGGTGGGACCGCCGCAGGAAGTGGTCGTGCGGAGCATCAGGCGGCCGtcaacagcatgatgctggAGCGCATGAGCACCGACATCACGGCGCTGAAGAAGCAATATGGCCGCATcaagcggcggcagcagcagcaggccaTGCGGCTCTGCATCCGCACAG GACCCAAACCCGGCCTGGCCACGAGTCCTGGGGTTCTGCAGGACTGTCCCAACAGACCCGGCAGCGGTTCTGACCCGGATGCTCACG aTAAATGTCCCGCCACGCGCGTTCTGGCCTCGCAGCTCAACCCGTCCAGCGCCGTCATCAACCACCTGCTGCTGGGCCGGAAGCCCCGCGGCCCGTCCAGAACCTTCCGGCCCGGGTCGGCCGGCGCGCCGGTACCCGGCTCGCCCTGCAGGCGGCGCCGCGGCTCCAGCAGCACCGGATCCCCGGGCAGCCGCAGAGGCTCTCCGTGGCGGAACCACGCCCGGCAGCACCGCAGGAACCCGGTCCGGGTCCGGGCCCGGATCGGGGTCCGAGACTCCGAGGAGagggaggatgatgatgatgatgatgatgaagaggaagggGAGTCAGAATGTGAAGAGGAGGtgaaggtggaggaggtggaggtccGGTTGGACTCCCTGGACCTGGAGAACCAAGTGACCCAAAACTCCCTCACCGACCCAGAATCAGAACCTGATGAAGAGGCGAggagagctgcagctcctcttcctcctccagcctcGGACCGACCCGGAGAGCCGGACtcagctggttctgatggacctgCTGCAGAACCTTCAACATCATTTTCCTCACTcagtcctcctcttcctccctcctcttcctcccctggtcctcctcttcctccctcctcttcctcccctggtcctcctcttcctccctcctcttcctcggcGCCCCGCCAGCCTCTCTTCTCTCCGTTTCCGTCCATCAAGCAGCCCAGAAAGTCTCTGGCGGCTCGGAACCTGGGCCTTTACGGGCCGACGTCCAGAACCCCCACAGTCCACTTCCCTCAGCTGAGCCGCAGCCTGAACCGGAGCAGCGCCGCCGGGGCCACGGGCCGGCGTTGA